A genomic window from Candidatus Pelagisphaera phototrophica includes:
- a CDS encoding aldo/keto reductase, translating to MKIKLPPIIYGTAWKENKTAKLVMQAVKAGFRAIDTANQKRHYREDYAGDALLELKKEGIAREDLFLQSKYTYQRGHDHRLPFDPHSDYETQVRASFASTLENLHTDYLDSYILHGPSESEGLTSVPSESNRNN from the coding sequence ATGAAGATAAAACTACCCCCCATTATTTACGGAACAGCATGGAAAGAGAATAAAACCGCCAAGCTTGTTATGCAAGCTGTTAAAGCGGGATTCCGCGCGATTGATACGGCAAATCAAAAAAGACATTACCGAGAGGATTATGCAGGCGATGCTTTATTGGAATTGAAAAAAGAAGGCATTGCACGAGAAGATTTATTCTTACAAAGCAAATACACGTATCAAAGAGGGCATGACCATCGCCTTCCTTTTGACCCTCATTCGGATTATGAAACTCAGGTTAGGGCATCCTTCGCGAGCACATTAGAGAACCTTCATACTGATTATTTGGACTCATACATTCTACACGGGCCCAGTGAATCTGAAGGTCTAACAAGTGTCCCCTCCGAATCAAATCGGAACAATTGA
- a CDS encoding glycosyltransferase family 4 protein: MKLEIVTETFPPEVNGVAMTLERIASGMLDRGHDVGIVRPRQGGNDRSGYVEGLRHSVSRGFPIPGYAGLRFGLPSRKRFMRDWGEYRPDLIHVATEGPLGWSAIQAARTLGIPVVSSYHTKFSSYSDHYNIGFLRRQIGHYLRFVHNRTQATLAPSSDSMKELYNEGYRNLYLLERGVDTKLFSPMKRDESLRSEWKCKATDTVALYVGRVAKEKNLDLLIESYKQMKAISPSTRLVVVGDGPERSKLQRVCPEIEFAGTRRGEDLARHYASADVFLFSSLTETFGNVAIEAMSSGLYVLAYDYAAASRFVQSGTSGRTVGFGDRMEFLKAAREIASNRGDWDEIRAAARASVLGYSWNSIVEQYEQLLDQIVAKRNGVPAPSKKTRPSLLNPVRGRPKSAPAKTLASVPKGETLPM, translated from the coding sequence ATGAAATTAGAGATCGTCACTGAAACCTTTCCACCGGAAGTGAATGGAGTCGCTATGACGCTCGAGCGAATCGCTTCGGGCATGCTCGATCGAGGGCACGACGTAGGGATCGTTCGCCCGAGGCAGGGCGGTAACGATCGAAGCGGCTATGTGGAAGGCTTGCGTCACTCGGTTTCTCGCGGCTTTCCAATTCCTGGATACGCGGGCTTGCGGTTCGGCTTGCCTTCACGGAAACGTTTTATGCGCGATTGGGGAGAGTATCGGCCGGATTTAATTCATGTCGCTACGGAAGGGCCGCTCGGATGGAGTGCGATCCAGGCAGCTCGAACCCTGGGTATCCCGGTGGTCTCTTCCTATCATACGAAGTTCTCGTCCTACAGTGACCACTACAATATCGGTTTTCTGCGTCGTCAGATTGGGCACTACTTGCGTTTCGTGCACAATCGCACCCAAGCGACTCTCGCTCCTTCGTCGGACTCCATGAAGGAGCTGTATAACGAAGGCTATCGGAATCTCTATTTGCTCGAGCGTGGCGTGGATACAAAATTGTTTTCACCTATGAAGCGCGATGAATCTTTGCGATCGGAATGGAAATGCAAGGCCACGGATACGGTTGCCTTGTATGTCGGAAGGGTAGCGAAGGAAAAGAACTTGGATTTGCTCATTGAGAGCTACAAGCAAATGAAGGCGATATCGCCTAGTACGCGGCTGGTCGTGGTAGGCGACGGACCTGAACGGAGCAAGCTTCAACGCGTTTGCCCCGAAATTGAGTTCGCAGGAACACGTCGAGGTGAAGATCTAGCTCGACACTATGCGTCGGCAGACGTTTTTCTATTTTCCAGCTTAACCGAGACTTTCGGCAATGTGGCGATCGAAGCTATGTCGAGCGGATTGTATGTGTTGGCATATGATTACGCAGCGGCAAGTCGTTTCGTGCAGTCGGGCACGAGTGGACGTACTGTAGGTTTCGGCGATCGGATGGAGTTTCTGAAAGCGGCCCGAGAGATCGCGAGTAATCGCGGCGATTGGGACGAAATACGAGCAGCGGCTCGCGCAAGCGTACTTGGCTATTCGTGGAATTCGATTGTGGAGCAATACGAACAACTGCTCGATCAGATAGTTGCCAAGCGAAACGGAGTTCCCGCTCCCTCTAAGAAAACGAGACCATCATTGCTCAATCCTGTTCGCGGTAGACCGAAGTCTGCCCCTGCGAAAACGCTAGCATCCGTACCCAAGGGCGAAACGCTCCCAATGTAA
- a CDS encoding UDP-2,3-diacylglucosamine diphosphatase, which translates to MKKVTLPFKTIILSDIHLGSPYCQIEKVNKFLKHSSARKIILNGDIIDGWSLKRQGGWKPDYMKFIRILLKRIEQKGVEVIYARGNHDDILECFIPVTFGGLRVVEEHIHQGRKGKYLVIHGDIFDSVTQNTKWISVLGDVGYQLLMAMNRLYNRYRSWRGKEYYSLSKKIKSKVKQAVSFISDFETEVEKLARKRGCHGVMCGHIHTPDNKMIGDIHYLNSGDWVESNTALVEHFDGSFEILEYDEFCRRLEAQEKEIKKNKVSSRTYSPTRETATDWDMADFEIVVDEEL; encoded by the coding sequence ATGAAAAAAGTCACCTTGCCATTCAAAACTATCATCCTGTCGGACATCCACCTCGGCAGTCCCTATTGCCAGATCGAAAAGGTCAATAAGTTCCTCAAGCACTCTAGCGCTCGAAAGATCATCTTAAACGGCGACATTATCGATGGCTGGTCCCTGAAGCGGCAGGGAGGGTGGAAGCCGGACTACATGAAGTTCATTCGCATCCTACTTAAGCGGATCGAGCAAAAGGGCGTGGAAGTCATTTATGCGAGGGGTAACCATGACGATATCCTCGAGTGTTTCATTCCGGTTACTTTTGGCGGGCTTCGTGTAGTGGAGGAGCATATACACCAAGGTCGGAAGGGTAAGTATCTGGTGATTCACGGAGACATATTCGACTCGGTTACCCAGAACACTAAATGGATATCCGTGCTCGGCGACGTGGGATATCAGTTGCTTATGGCGATGAATCGCCTCTACAATCGATACCGCTCATGGCGAGGCAAAGAGTACTACTCGCTAAGCAAGAAGATTAAATCGAAGGTCAAGCAAGCGGTTAGCTTTATTAGCGACTTCGAAACGGAAGTCGAGAAGCTAGCTAGAAAGCGGGGGTGCCACGGGGTTATGTGTGGTCATATTCATACGCCTGATAACAAGATGATCGGTGATATCCACTATTTGAATTCTGGAGATTGGGTGGAGTCGAACACAGCCTTGGTCGAGCACTTTGATGGTAGTTTCGAGATTCTAGAATACGACGAATTCTGCCGTCGCTTGGAAGCCCAAGAGAAGGAAATTAAGAAGAACAAGGTATCCAGCAGGACGTATTCTCCGACTCGCGAAACCGCAACCGACTGGGACATGGCCGATTTCGAAATCGTCGTGGACGAAGAATTGTAG
- a CDS encoding amidase family protein, whose amino-acid sequence MLDISTATILDLQNAYDAGVESEQIVEIYLKRIEAFDKKGPELNAILTINPNALATARKLDLERRTSGPRSPLHGVPFIIKDNYDTFDMPTTGGAIALEGMTPERDAFTIGRLREAGAIILAKTNLDEFARGSTGTSSLGGQVLNPYNLNKIPGGSSGGSGVGVAALFGWIGMGTETGSSIRNPSTKANLVGFSPSEGLVSRGGIIPISITYDRAGPMARNVTDAAITMGVISGTDAADLFTFKGLGQTSSDYYLSALDQEGLKGARIGVLRALFGSEPEDVPAVKLIESAISKMKSEGAIVIDPITVAVDLWQIIRDTSYGRFENRAAMEVYFSMREPSFPYQTLEDITSSGGILGRLKERYAEEQAAPEMTNNPAYINLIKGRDTMREFIHNLMDRWSLDAIVYPHETKPIRTLQEAIADEGNSPNPPRDRRRGEGNRLSTVTGLPTLTVPAGFNVDGIPVGIEFLGRHFDEETIIRIAYAFEQAHPQRKLPSSTPLLGIEKISY is encoded by the coding sequence GTGCTTGATATTAGCACCGCAACAATTCTGGATCTACAGAATGCGTATGACGCCGGCGTCGAATCGGAACAAATTGTCGAGATTTACCTCAAAAGAATTGAGGCTTTTGACAAGAAAGGTCCTGAATTAAATGCAATTCTGACGATCAATCCCAACGCTTTGGCGACTGCCCGCAAACTTGATCTTGAGCGAAGGACTTCTGGACCCAGGTCACCCCTCCATGGAGTTCCTTTCATTATTAAGGACAATTACGATACTTTCGACATGCCGACGACCGGTGGAGCAATCGCTTTGGAAGGAATGACTCCTGAGCGTGATGCTTTCACAATAGGACGTTTGCGTGAGGCTGGAGCGATTATCCTAGCGAAGACCAATCTCGACGAATTCGCCAGAGGCTCAACGGGAACGAGCTCCCTTGGTGGGCAAGTGCTGAATCCTTATAATCTTAATAAGATTCCGGGTGGTTCATCTGGAGGTTCGGGTGTTGGCGTCGCAGCACTTTTCGGATGGATTGGGATGGGAACCGAGACAGGCTCATCAATTCGGAATCCTTCGACAAAAGCAAATTTAGTCGGGTTCTCACCATCAGAGGGACTTGTTTCTCGGGGTGGAATAATTCCAATCTCGATTACTTACGACAGAGCCGGGCCCATGGCACGCAACGTAACTGATGCTGCAATTACGATGGGCGTGATTTCTGGTACAGACGCCGCAGATCTTTTCACTTTTAAAGGACTTGGCCAAACTTCGTCTGACTATTATTTGTCCGCTTTGGATCAGGAAGGTTTAAAAGGAGCTCGAATAGGCGTTTTACGGGCACTTTTCGGGAGTGAGCCTGAGGATGTTCCTGCCGTCAAACTTATTGAATCAGCAATAAGTAAAATGAAAAGCGAAGGAGCCATAGTCATCGACCCAATAACAGTTGCCGTAGATCTTTGGCAAATAATCCGCGACACAAGCTACGGGCGATTCGAAAACAGGGCCGCGATGGAGGTTTATTTTTCTATGCGCGAACCCTCATTCCCATACCAAACATTAGAGGACATAACCTCCTCTGGAGGTATCCTTGGTCGGCTTAAAGAGCGTTATGCGGAGGAGCAAGCGGCCCCCGAAATGACTAACAATCCTGCCTACATAAATCTTATTAAAGGACGAGATACAATGCGGGAATTTATTCATAATCTAATGGATCGTTGGTCTCTCGATGCAATCGTTTATCCGCATGAGACTAAGCCAATTAGAACTCTTCAGGAGGCTATTGCGGATGAGGGCAACTCGCCGAACCCGCCACGTGACAGAAGAAGAGGTGAAGGTAATCGTCTTTCTACCGTGACTGGGCTTCCAACGCTTACCGTTCCAGCAGGTTTTAATGTGGACGGAATCCCGGTCGGGATTGAATTCCTAGGGCGGCACTTTGACGAAGAGACCATAATTAGAATAGCTTATGCTTTTGAGCAAGCTCATCCGCAGCGCAAGCTACCATCATCGACGCCTTTGTTGGGAATTGAAAAAATTAGTTACTAG
- a CDS encoding FAD-dependent oxidoreductase, which produces MTLVITSLIDCAILPHRKRPHRNHNQRNYIKALFLTTHIALCLTLHQAQGKESIIHKADICVYGGTASGVMAALAAEREGAKVILIEPSRWLGGMTGGGINHLDWGKGSTVGGSTFKILMEGVEVKEQKHHGGNAIKGIGNKEYRERFKKLVEDQSITVIYEHRLGKLQVGDATIDAPTRLRPIAMNETYEEKKEGQSIQSITLDHAPFDKKGCPIPEPNKSDAITVSAKVFIDCSYEGDVLAMSGASYTWGRESREKYGESLAGVRPNLWVHDIDPYVEPGNPESGVLPFVQDRKIGPLGSPDDLTMGYCFRYEFDMSGKGIPVPEPENYDPVEFEVYRRAIRDGVDIFSNRHMRSTLKKFSVHKKGPFVGGAQLNRNLMASTVHGINDDYPNGDWATRSGIWKFHQEFLSKSIHFAKTDPMAPESMKRQASQISFRRGVFDETGGWPHQLYIRQARRMVSSYVVTQNDLEGKTDPPHTVGLAAYGVDDFPYTVVAQDGKIAVQGGGFSIIYLDDGKYNGSYKIPYEAIVPHRGECDNLIVPVCVSASHIAFTSLRMEPVWMVLGESAGVAATMALDAKIPVQDVPYQELRKKLDALGQTLERIPPQPLNAPDVPQ; this is translated from the coding sequence ATGACCCTAGTTATAACCTCTTTAATCGACTGTGCGATTCTTCCGCATCGGAAGAGACCACACCGAAACCATAATCAAAGGAATTACATCAAAGCACTTTTCCTAACCACACACATCGCTCTTTGTCTTACCCTGCATCAAGCTCAGGGTAAGGAATCGATCATCCACAAAGCTGATATTTGTGTCTACGGCGGTACGGCGAGTGGCGTCATGGCGGCCCTGGCAGCGGAGAGAGAGGGAGCGAAGGTCATCCTGATCGAGCCCAGCCGCTGGCTGGGTGGCATGACCGGCGGTGGAATCAATCATCTGGACTGGGGCAAAGGCAGCACCGTGGGTGGCTCGACCTTCAAGATCCTAATGGAGGGCGTGGAGGTTAAGGAACAGAAGCATCATGGCGGAAATGCCATCAAAGGCATCGGCAACAAAGAGTATCGCGAGCGCTTTAAGAAACTGGTCGAAGACCAGAGCATCACCGTGATCTACGAGCACCGCCTCGGCAAACTTCAGGTTGGTGACGCTACTATCGACGCACCGACGCGCCTGCGGCCGATCGCCATGAACGAAACTTACGAGGAGAAGAAGGAGGGCCAATCCATCCAATCCATCACACTCGACCACGCCCCTTTCGACAAAAAAGGCTGCCCCATTCCCGAGCCCAATAAAAGCGACGCCATAACGGTTTCGGCGAAGGTGTTCATCGACTGTTCCTACGAGGGCGACGTGCTCGCTATGAGTGGGGCCAGCTACACCTGGGGCCGCGAGTCGCGTGAAAAATACGGCGAATCGCTGGCCGGCGTGCGTCCCAATCTGTGGGTCCATGACATCGACCCCTACGTCGAGCCGGGGAATCCTGAGAGTGGCGTGCTTCCCTTCGTTCAGGATCGGAAGATCGGCCCGTTGGGCAGTCCGGATGACTTAACGATGGGCTACTGCTTCCGCTACGAGTTCGACATGAGCGGCAAGGGCATACCGGTCCCCGAACCTGAGAATTACGATCCAGTCGAATTTGAAGTCTATCGCCGGGCCATTCGCGATGGTGTCGACATTTTCTCCAATCGACACATGAGATCGACGCTCAAGAAGTTCTCGGTGCATAAGAAAGGGCCATTCGTCGGAGGTGCCCAACTTAATCGCAACCTGATGGCGTCCACTGTTCACGGAATCAACGATGACTATCCGAATGGGGACTGGGCGACGCGGTCGGGGATCTGGAAGTTCCACCAGGAGTTTCTGAGCAAGTCGATTCACTTCGCCAAAACGGATCCCATGGCCCCTGAAAGCATGAAGCGGCAAGCCAGCCAGATTTCCTTCAGGAGGGGAGTCTTCGACGAAACCGGTGGCTGGCCGCACCAGTTGTACATTCGCCAGGCTCGCCGGATGGTCTCGTCCTATGTCGTGACCCAGAATGACCTGGAGGGGAAAACCGATCCGCCGCACACCGTCGGCCTCGCCGCCTATGGGGTTGACGATTTCCCATACACCGTGGTCGCTCAGGATGGAAAAATCGCGGTGCAGGGCGGCGGCTTTTCCATCATTTACCTAGACGACGGGAAGTACAACGGCAGCTACAAGATCCCCTACGAAGCCATCGTCCCGCACAGGGGAGAGTGCGACAACTTGATCGTGCCCGTCTGCGTTTCGGCCAGCCACATCGCCTTCACCTCATTGCGCATGGAGCCGGTCTGGATGGTTCTTGGCGAATCTGCCGGCGTGGCCGCGACCATGGCTCTGGATGCCAAGATCCCCGTGCAGGACGTTCCATACCAGGAGTTGCGCAAGAAGCTGGACGCCCTGGGCCAGACCCTGGAGCGGATTCCGCCACAACCTCTGAACGCACCGGATGTGCCACAGTAG
- a CDS encoding sirohydrochlorin chelatase — protein sequence MDDKALGRKSGIVLVDNGSLNPKSILEARSLASSLSKRLQRSVASVSVAHSDGVPACELGGLRAQLWKSYLEEAVSSGRQEIFAIPLFIGPGFALKKGKKMGLAQSKASGGPIVRWADPLVSMTEQDSLLTEILAENVLRVLDASRAEPKGHRVMLVDHGSPFVEVTACRNFAASQLQSALGNQVESVVGCSMERREGKEFDFNEPSLEKALSRAVEEGIENVVICYLFLFSGRHAGSGGDIDQICLKAGWSPSRNLLKTDLIGLNPKLLDLLEIRLNSIQPKPEFQ from the coding sequence ATGGATGACAAGGCTTTGGGAAGGAAATCGGGAATCGTTTTGGTCGATAATGGGTCCCTAAACCCGAAATCAATTCTCGAAGCGAGATCGCTAGCATCGTCGCTCTCCAAACGCCTCCAGCGATCGGTTGCCTCGGTATCGGTCGCTCACAGCGACGGAGTTCCTGCCTGTGAGCTGGGAGGCCTTCGTGCCCAATTGTGGAAATCCTACCTTGAAGAAGCTGTCTCGTCTGGAAGACAGGAAATATTCGCCATCCCCTTATTCATTGGGCCGGGGTTTGCTTTAAAGAAGGGGAAAAAGATGGGTTTAGCTCAGTCCAAGGCAAGCGGAGGACCGATCGTTAGATGGGCGGACCCACTGGTTAGCATGACGGAGCAAGACTCGCTCCTTACTGAAATTTTGGCGGAGAACGTTCTCCGGGTTTTGGATGCGAGTAGGGCAGAGCCAAAGGGTCACAGGGTCATGTTGGTAGATCATGGGAGTCCCTTCGTGGAAGTAACTGCTTGCCGCAATTTCGCCGCTAGCCAGCTTCAGAGTGCTCTAGGAAATCAAGTTGAATCAGTAGTCGGCTGTTCGATGGAACGGCGGGAAGGGAAGGAATTCGATTTTAATGAACCTTCGCTGGAAAAGGCTCTGAGCAGAGCGGTGGAGGAGGGAATCGAGAACGTTGTCATTTGCTATCTCTTTTTATTCTCGGGAAGGCATGCCGGTTCTGGGGGGGATATCGACCAGATATGCCTAAAAGCAGGTTGGAGTCCGAGCCGGAATCTATTGAAAACTGATTTGATTGGCTTGAATCCGAAGCTCTTGGACCTGCTGGAAATCCGCTTGAATTCAATTCAGCCCAAGCCCGAGTTTCAATAA
- a CDS encoding MBL fold metallo-hydrolase, with translation MTYSTTGYLILALTLAFLTLTPTEAQLRGPGQSRSKIPNTGLHALLLGTGIPIPNPERAKAATLIIAGGKTFMVDTGPGSTARLTENGYQTVDYVLYTHFHLDHTADLDWMMFRRGGANPDQPQIVLGPKGTKDVVNKIVASVAIDEKYRIDHHGEHWSEQAMQCEVREFEPGVIFDEDGLKITMFNVDHEPIVPAVGYRFDYEGKSVVVSGDTKKSDSLIDAAQGCDLLIHEAMNVTILNRTLPMLIRNRPRTGAMVEDLMSHHTPTLEVAEVAKAVNAKKLVLTHLVPSIKPLEAQENNFVRGMAEIYSGPIVVGRDNMLFTVE, from the coding sequence ATGACATACTCAACAACGGGCTATCTAATACTCGCACTGACCCTTGCATTTCTTACTTTAACGCCGACCGAGGCTCAACTCCGGGGACCTGGGCAATCCAGATCGAAGATTCCCAACACTGGCCTTCACGCTCTGCTGCTGGGGACCGGCATCCCCATTCCTAATCCGGAACGCGCGAAGGCGGCAACGCTTATCATAGCAGGTGGCAAAACATTCATGGTTGATACAGGCCCCGGGAGCACCGCACGTCTGACGGAGAACGGCTATCAGACCGTGGATTATGTATTGTATACGCACTTCCACCTCGACCACACCGCTGATCTGGACTGGATGATGTTTCGACGTGGAGGGGCTAACCCCGATCAGCCGCAGATAGTTCTGGGACCCAAAGGCACGAAGGATGTCGTCAACAAGATCGTTGCATCCGTAGCTATTGATGAGAAGTACCGAATCGACCATCACGGGGAACACTGGTCGGAACAGGCCATGCAATGTGAGGTCCGGGAGTTTGAACCAGGGGTGATCTTTGATGAGGATGGCCTCAAAATAACGATGTTCAACGTCGACCATGAGCCGATTGTTCCGGCTGTCGGCTATCGCTTCGATTACGAGGGAAAATCCGTCGTCGTTTCTGGCGATACGAAGAAGTCAGACAGCTTGATCGATGCGGCGCAGGGATGTGACCTGTTGATACACGAAGCCATGAACGTTACGATATTGAATCGGACTTTACCTATGCTCATAAGAAACCGTCCACGAACCGGCGCTATGGTGGAAGACCTGATGTCGCATCATACACCCACCCTGGAGGTCGCTGAAGTGGCCAAGGCGGTGAATGCGAAAAAGCTCGTCCTCACGCACCTCGTTCCTTCGATCAAGCCTCTGGAAGCACAGGAGAATAATTTTGTCCGTGGTATGGCCGAAATCTATTCTGGTCCGATTGTAGTCGGGCGCGACAATATGCTCTTCACTGTGGAATGA
- a CDS encoding glycosyltransferase: protein MKVVIATYGSTGDIFPLIRLGVALKESRHKVSFATSKAFRKDVESAGLFYRQLPPHWERRELMRCMAHIQKFRSPVRQLRELYRLALPCFDDIIDGLDEALEDADCLISSYLFPVGKSIADRKGIPSVSYAFAHNTIPSGSYPPHGTPRMKALPPWIRCRWNRFAWLLGNVVVDRAINRTISGILERKGLPRVRNFFSKPSDLVLVGVSSSLMRPEIDLDPRFQFTGYCRWQAPECEASERHLRDFKGDEGLPVLTFGSMAYDDPKRWLDRLIGNWPSDRKIILQPGWSGFSVPEGADHILELGPMSHDQLFRHASVVIHHGGAGTTASALYAGKPQIIVPHVGDQSFFASEVERLGCGIRLGKKRWPERLGDKVEEIEKNQVYRSKAIENRALLEEENGPQSAVERIESFAAASRCSEGEPLPSNLVWEMST from the coding sequence ATGAAAGTCGTCATCGCTACCTACGGATCTACAGGAGATATCTTCCCTTTGATCCGCCTCGGAGTAGCTCTCAAGGAATCGCGACATAAAGTGTCATTCGCGACGAGCAAGGCCTTCCGCAAAGACGTGGAGAGTGCGGGATTGTTTTATCGTCAGTTGCCGCCGCATTGGGAACGCCGCGAACTGATGCGGTGTATGGCGCATATACAGAAATTTCGCTCTCCGGTTCGGCAGTTGCGAGAGCTCTATCGATTAGCCCTTCCGTGTTTCGACGACATTATCGATGGACTGGATGAAGCCTTAGAAGATGCGGATTGCTTGATTTCGTCGTATCTCTTTCCGGTAGGGAAGTCGATCGCGGACCGGAAGGGCATTCCTTCTGTTAGCTATGCCTTCGCTCACAATACCATCCCCTCAGGGAGCTATCCGCCGCACGGCACTCCTCGCATGAAAGCACTGCCTCCGTGGATACGCTGTCGCTGGAACCGTTTTGCATGGCTACTAGGCAATGTGGTAGTCGATCGAGCCATCAATCGTACGATTTCGGGCATACTCGAACGGAAAGGCCTGCCGCGCGTTCGCAATTTCTTCTCGAAGCCTTCGGATCTCGTTCTCGTTGGCGTATCCTCTAGTTTGATGCGTCCGGAGATCGACTTGGATCCTAGGTTCCAGTTTACGGGCTATTGTCGCTGGCAAGCGCCAGAGTGCGAAGCAAGCGAAAGACATCTGCGGGATTTCAAAGGCGACGAAGGATTACCGGTACTGACCTTCGGCAGCATGGCTTACGACGACCCCAAGAGGTGGTTAGATCGGCTCATTGGGAACTGGCCATCGGATCGAAAAATTATCCTACAGCCAGGCTGGTCGGGCTTCTCGGTTCCGGAAGGGGCGGACCACATTCTCGAGCTGGGCCCCATGTCGCACGATCAGCTGTTTCGTCACGCTTCTGTCGTCATTCACCATGGGGGAGCGGGGACCACTGCATCGGCCTTGTACGCGGGCAAGCCTCAAATCATCGTGCCGCACGTTGGGGATCAGAGCTTTTTCGCGTCTGAGGTAGAGCGACTGGGCTGCGGAATTAGGCTTGGCAAGAAGCGATGGCCCGAGCGCTTGGGGGACAAGGTCGAGGAAATTGAGAAAAACCAAGTCTATCGGTCCAAAGCGATCGAGAATCGGGCTTTGCTTGAAGAGGAAAACGGACCGCAGTCGGCGGTCGAACGGATCGAGTCGTTCGCCGCGGCAAGTCGATGCAGCGAAGGCGAGCCTTTACCGTCGAATTTGGTTTGGGAGATGAGCACATGA
- a CDS encoding OmpA family protein gives MISKKSILYILIIAVAVGFSGCKKKPRRPNPLDTVMGSSDTSGRGESFDSLSDSGTFAPGETTLESGQGRDGSGERGIISAMVYFDFDSSSIKASERAKLTQVANYLRDFPSHSIVLEGHCDWRGTPEYNLGLGDRRSQSVRQYLETLGVSPGRLETLSKGDLNAIENASAAQMAEDRRVEFLVLR, from the coding sequence ATGATTTCCAAAAAGTCCATCCTATACATCCTCATTATCGCCGTCGCTGTCGGATTCTCCGGCTGTAAGAAGAAACCCCGCCGCCCCAATCCTCTAGACACGGTCATGGGATCCTCGGACACGTCGGGACGTGGAGAAAGCTTTGACAGTCTGAGTGATTCGGGCACCTTCGCTCCGGGCGAAACAACGCTTGAATCCGGCCAAGGTAGAGATGGATCCGGTGAACGCGGGATCATATCCGCAATGGTCTATTTCGATTTTGACTCCTCGAGTATCAAAGCGAGCGAGCGAGCGAAACTTACTCAAGTCGCCAATTATCTGAGGGACTTCCCCTCGCACAGCATAGTATTGGAGGGCCATTGCGACTGGCGGGGCACTCCGGAGTACAATCTTGGCCTTGGTGATCGCCGATCTCAAAGCGTTCGCCAATACTTAGAAACCTTGGGAGTTTCCCCTGGACGACTTGAAACCCTCTCGAAAGGCGATCTCAATGCGATCGAAAACGCATCGGCGGCCCAAATGGCCGAAGACCGCCGCGTCGAGTTCCTAGTCCTCCGTTAG
- a CDS encoding sulfotransferase yields MTKPFRQAEWWQESHLDNLNEKIIQLRYWLGRKPLLKDLVGQQDPVIIAGQGGSGTRLAAQIFQKTSSFGLLYSSRKTLDSFSQRRSGLNDFNLMAELVKNTHTVNYDPMNVETTLRKKIESCCEQLIKNICSEKRAPRIWGWKEPYNLFWMPFMYKFFPKLKFILIVRDVRGIRQMHIQGREELYDAYFEKNSELDQRGRFEMLWAAQYKDILDWSEKHLGQNYKIVKTEDLTGNNNYETIKEMLSFAGIHDANVSKLTQLARPLREFQKVPRSGLVQEVLNKFGY; encoded by the coding sequence ATGACCAAGCCCTTTAGACAAGCAGAGTGGTGGCAAGAATCTCATTTGGATAATTTAAATGAAAAAATCATACAACTCCGCTATTGGTTGGGAAGAAAACCTCTCCTTAAAGATCTTGTTGGCCAACAAGATCCCGTAATTATTGCCGGGCAGGGTGGCAGCGGAACAAGGCTTGCCGCGCAAATATTTCAAAAAACTTCCTCATTTGGACTGCTTTATTCCTCCCGTAAAACCCTGGATTCTTTTAGCCAAAGACGATCCGGCTTGAATGACTTTAATCTCATGGCCGAACTCGTGAAGAATACACATACGGTTAATTATGATCCCATGAATGTGGAAACAACTTTAAGAAAAAAAATAGAGTCCTGCTGTGAGCAATTAATCAAGAACATTTGTTCAGAAAAAAGAGCTCCAAGAATATGGGGGTGGAAAGAACCTTATAATTTATTTTGGATGCCTTTTATGTACAAGTTTTTTCCCAAACTTAAATTCATTCTTATCGTAAGAGACGTGAGGGGCATTAGACAAATGCATATCCAGGGCAGGGAGGAGCTATACGACGCCTATTTTGAAAAGAATTCTGAACTGGATCAAAGAGGCAGGTTTGAAATGCTTTGGGCTGCTCAATACAAGGATATATTGGACTGGAGCGAAAAGCATCTGGGCCAAAACTATAAAATTGTAAAGACGGAAGACTTAACCGGAAACAACAATTATGAGACAATCAAAGAAATGTTGTCATTTGCGGGCATTCATGACGCAAATGTCTCAAAACTTACCCAGCTTGCAAGACCCCTTCGTGAATTTCAAAAAGTACCCCGGTCGGGTTTGGTGCAGGAGGTTTTAAATAAGTTCGGATATTAA